Proteins from a single region of Nocardioides anomalus:
- a CDS encoding SMP-30/gluconolactonase/LRE family protein encodes MRPLPRPSRPLRLVVAAALVALLPAAPATAKPSVSLTPGALDRGPDVAVPHLDGHTVVDGTVRVSVAGAQVRLLGTSGAAYVVGTASERGGHGRIFRVTADGTRTLLAKAHPFMAVLSGDGATLVTTRTGRTAASTITAYDVATGAQKAQRVFRDYAVALDAQADRVALGTTKKTQLWTTTGDTVATVSRDPGYVADLAHEIIGTFTKDPYDGGCSELRTIATGQLLWRSCTEQVAAFNADATRIATISILSDGPGPGRVDARTVSGQHLGRYQAQGYIGDITFETPTALLLEVNGRRKSFTARCTDATCERASDLRKAVPLRSAA; translated from the coding sequence ATGCGCCCGCTCCCCCGCCCCTCCCGCCCCCTCCGGCTCGTCGTCGCCGCCGCCCTGGTGGCCCTGCTGCCGGCCGCGCCGGCGACCGCGAAGCCCTCCGTCTCGCTCACCCCGGGTGCGCTCGACCGCGGCCCCGACGTCGCGGTCCCCCACCTCGACGGCCACACCGTCGTCGACGGCACGGTGCGCGTGAGCGTGGCCGGCGCCCAGGTCCGGCTGCTCGGCACGTCCGGCGCGGCGTACGTCGTGGGGACGGCGAGCGAGCGGGGCGGGCACGGCCGGATCTTCCGCGTCACTGCCGACGGCACCAGGACGCTGCTGGCCAAGGCGCACCCGTTCATGGCCGTGCTCTCCGGCGACGGCGCCACCCTGGTCACCACCCGGACCGGCCGGACCGCGGCGAGCACCATCACGGCGTACGACGTCGCGACCGGCGCGCAGAAGGCGCAGCGGGTCTTCCGCGACTACGCGGTCGCGCTCGACGCGCAGGCCGACCGGGTCGCGCTGGGCACCACCAAGAAGACCCAGCTCTGGACCACCACCGGCGACACCGTGGCGACGGTCTCGCGCGATCCCGGCTACGTCGCCGACCTGGCCCACGAGATCATCGGGACCTTCACCAAGGACCCGTACGACGGCGGCTGCTCCGAGCTCCGCACGATCGCCACCGGTCAGCTGCTGTGGCGCTCGTGCACCGAGCAGGTCGCGGCGTTCAACGCCGACGCCACCCGGATCGCCACCATCTCGATCCTCTCCGACGGTCCGGGCCCCGGCCGGGTGGACGCCCGCACCGTCTCCGGACAGCACCTGGGTCGCTACCAGGCCCAGGGCTACATCGGCGACATCACCTTCGAGACGCCGACCGCCCTGCTGCTGGAGGTCAACGGCCGCCGCAAGTCGTTCACCGCCCGCTGCACCGACGCGACGTGCGAGCGGGCCAGCGACCTGCGCAAGGCCGTGCCCCTGCGCTCAGCGGCCTGA
- a CDS encoding DoxX family protein, with protein sequence MSLPLGARLLAAGFAGSGLVHLVRPQVFEPLMPAWVPARREVILGSGVAELACAVGLVVPRTRRAAGWASAALLLGVWPGNWQMALDSRRSSSPAFQAVAWGRLPLQVPMVRAAVAAARSAPRSASR encoded by the coding sequence ATGTCTCTACCACTCGGAGCGCGACTGCTCGCCGCGGGCTTCGCGGGCAGCGGGCTGGTCCACCTGGTCCGCCCGCAGGTCTTCGAGCCGCTCATGCCGGCCTGGGTGCCGGCGCGCCGCGAGGTCATCCTCGGCAGCGGCGTCGCCGAGCTGGCGTGCGCGGTCGGCCTGGTCGTGCCGCGCACCCGCCGGGCGGCGGGCTGGGCCAGCGCCGCGCTGCTGCTCGGCGTGTGGCCGGGCAACTGGCAGATGGCGCTGGACAGCAGGCGGTCCTCCAGCCCGGCGTTCCAGGCCGTGGCCTGGGGCCGCCTGCCGCTCCAGGTGCCGATGGTGCGGGCCGCGGTCGCGGCCGCGCGCTCGGCCCCGCGCTCGGCCTCGCGGTGA